A single Bacillus sp. HMF5848 DNA region contains:
- a CDS encoding D-2-hydroxyacid dehydrogenase, which yields MNIVTTLKIPELTLLQLRQRFPTVNFIVHNNIENAKNSLHIADVIVTFGEDINTEKLNQAKQLKWIMVMSAGMDKMPFKDIAQRGIVVTNVKGIHKMPMAEYTIGMMLQVAKEFPKLMKNQDNKVWDRTVVRMSELNEATLCVIGIGAIGEEIARLAKAFNMKVIGVNTSGKADSVADTIVAMEDLNVVLPNADYIVSVLPSTPETKYCLNKKHFGVMKQDAVFINIGRGDVVKDSVLIEVLQESLIKHAVLDVFEKEPLSSDHPFWDMENVTITPHTSSITKKYLPRSMEIFEENLDRWLKGESELINKIDLNKGY from the coding sequence ATGAATATTGTAACCACATTGAAAATCCCGGAACTTACTTTGCTACAATTGAGGCAAAGGTTCCCAACGGTTAATTTTATAGTACATAACAATATCGAAAATGCAAAAAATAGCTTACATATAGCTGATGTAATCGTTACTTTTGGTGAGGATATTAATACTGAAAAATTAAATCAAGCTAAACAACTTAAGTGGATTATGGTAATGAGTGCAGGAATGGATAAAATGCCTTTTAAAGACATTGCTCAACGTGGTATTGTGGTGACTAATGTTAAAGGTATTCATAAAATGCCTATGGCTGAATATACAATTGGAATGATGTTGCAGGTTGCCAAGGAGTTTCCGAAGCTAATGAAAAACCAAGATAATAAAGTGTGGGACCGAACAGTTGTGAGGATGTCAGAACTTAATGAAGCCACATTATGTGTAATTGGTATAGGGGCAATTGGAGAGGAAATAGCCCGGTTAGCCAAAGCTTTCAACATGAAAGTCATTGGTGTTAATACGTCTGGCAAAGCAGATTCGGTTGCGGATACGATAGTAGCTATGGAAGACTTGAATGTTGTGCTGCCTAATGCAGATTATATTGTTTCTGTTTTACCGAGTACTCCTGAAACAAAGTATTGTCTCAATAAAAAGCATTTTGGAGTGATGAAGCAGGATGCTGTATTTATTAATATTGGGCGTGGTGATGTTGTTAAGGATAGCGTTTTAATTGAGGTTTTACAGGAAAGCTTAATTAAACATGCAGTTCTAGATGTATTCGAAAAAGAACCTTTAAGTAGTGACCATCCTTTTTGGGATATGGAGAATGTAACGATTACACCACATACTTCAAGTATAACTAAGAAATATTTACCAAGGAGTATGGAGATTTTTGAAGAGAATCTTGATCGGTGGTTAAAGGGAGAGTCAGAACTCATTAATAAAATTGACCTCAATAAGGGATATTAA
- the perR gene encoding peroxide-responsive transcriptional repressor PerR, with protein sequence MTVSDQHQLKEALETLKGTGVRITPQRHAILEYLIQTVTHPTADDIYKALEGRFPNMSVATVYNNLRVFREVGLVKELTYGDASSRFDFVTTEHYHVICEECGKIVDFHYPGLNEVEHLASHVTGFKVSHHRMEIYGQCPECQKNPKH encoded by the coding sequence ATGACGGTGTCAGATCAGCATCAGTTAAAAGAGGCGCTTGAAACGTTGAAGGGAACAGGGGTGCGTATTACCCCGCAACGTCATGCGATTTTGGAATATCTAATCCAAACAGTTACACACCCAACTGCAGATGATATTTATAAAGCACTAGAGGGAAGATTTCCAAATATGAGCGTAGCTACGGTATATAATAATCTACGAGTATTTCGTGAAGTGGGGCTAGTGAAGGAATTAACCTATGGTGATGCTTCTAGTCGTTTTGATTTTGTTACGACAGAGCATTATCATGTAATCTGTGAGGAATGTGGAAAGATAGTAGATTTTCACTATCCGGGTCTAAATGAGGTTGAACACCTTGCTTCGCATGTTACAGGATTCAAGGTAAGTCATCACAGAATGGAAATCTATGGTCAATGTCCCGAATGTCAAAAGAATCCTAAACATTAG
- a CDS encoding YgzB family protein gives MSIKYSSKINKIRSFALALIFVGFIVMYIGIFFRGNLWIMTLTMLLGVLFMIASTVVYFWIGMLSTKTIQVVCPSCGKQTKVLGRVDLCMFCNEALTLDKSLEGKEFDESYNRKKKS, from the coding sequence ATGTCTATTAAATACAGTAGTAAAATTAATAAAATCAGATCTTTTGCTCTGGCATTGATTTTTGTCGGGTTCATCGTAATGTATATCGGAATTTTCTTTCGGGGAAACCTTTGGATAATGACTTTAACGATGCTATTAGGTGTTTTATTTATGATAGCTAGCACCGTCGTTTATTTTTGGATAGGTATGTTATCAACTAAAACAATCCAAGTAGTATGCCCGTCGTGTGGAAAACAAACTAAAGTTTTAGGACGAGTCGATCTTTGTATGTTTTGTAACGAGGCTTTAACATTGGATAAATCATTAGAGGGTAAAGAGTTTGATGAATCTTATAACCGCAAGAAAAAGAGCTGA
- a CDS encoding nucleotidyltransferase-like protein encodes MLCEKISILEKHISDEETLGVLSQNNRRKLELFIIKKSNIKDDVMIENYLYNNILSTISIFSERTLEEWLWAGQKQEIIEWILTGNIEYEKNSFLQQYRHRLQIFPDHDREIRMGFEFSKLIHCYNEGKYFFEVFDYLDSYKYVIQALHHLGRLSVVQQGIHPEITVWNQVKRLEPEVYKLYRELTESRETIDKRLELLFLAGDYLINSQTKTSSKHVLSIIKESLCGLTYNELSTKREVSIYGSELQALLGYLIEKGLLEQAEGEDGIVRYLYKEV; translated from the coding sequence ATGTTGTGTGAAAAAATATCAATTTTAGAAAAACACATCAGTGACGAAGAAACTTTGGGGGTCCTTTCGCAGAATAATAGAAGAAAGTTAGAATTATTTATCATTAAGAAATCAAATATTAAAGATGATGTTATGATTGAAAATTATCTTTATAATAATATCCTTTCTACTATATCGATCTTTAGTGAAAGAACTCTTGAAGAATGGTTATGGGCTGGACAAAAACAAGAGATTATTGAGTGGATCTTAACAGGTAATATAGAGTATGAAAAGAATTCTTTTCTGCAGCAGTATCGACATAGGTTACAAATATTCCCTGACCATGACAGAGAAATAAGAATGGGGTTCGAGTTTTCCAAGCTTATACATTGTTATAATGAAGGGAAGTATTTCTTCGAAGTATTTGATTATTTGGATTCCTATAAGTATGTTATACAAGCGCTACACCACTTAGGGCGATTGTCAGTTGTGCAACAAGGTATTCATCCAGAGATTACGGTGTGGAATCAAGTTAAAAGATTAGAGCCGGAAGTATATAAGCTCTATAGAGAATTAACAGAGAGTCGTGAAACAATAGATAAAAGGCTAGAGCTATTATTTTTAGCTGGAGATTACTTGATTAATTCACAAACAAAAACTTCATCTAAACATGTATTAAGTATAATAAAAGAAAGCTTATGTGGCCTGACTTATAATGAATTGTCAACTAAGAGAGAAGTAAGTATATACGGTTCGGAGTTGCAAGCGTTACTGGGTTATCTGATAGAGAAAGGGTTACTCGAACAAGCTGAAGGTGAAGATGGTATTGTGCGCTATTTATATAAAGAAGTGTAA
- the queG gene encoding tRNA epoxyqueuosine(34) reductase QueG, giving the protein MSYAALKQELIEYSKIIGIDQIGFASAAVFTTLKQRLEIQQQLGYQSGLEEQDIAKRTNPKMLLPEAKSIIAIALAYPSKMENSPKSTADQKRGVFCKASWGLDYHHILRDRLEKLEAFLRERVPGVHLTSMVDTGSLSDRAVAERAGIGWSGKNCAIISPEFGSYIYLGEMITSIPFEPDTPIEDQCGTCNKCVEACPTDALVQGGQINAQRCISFLTQTKQMIPEEFRSKIGNRLYGCDTCQTVCPYNKGIDYHNHPEMEPDGDSVKPLLRPILTLSNREFKKRFGSMAGSWRGKKPIQRNALIALAHFKDKSSVSDLIQLVQNDSRSVIRGTAAWALGKIGDISALPTLIESYDIEIDNEVKIEIDKAIQALKEL; this is encoded by the coding sequence ATGAGTTATGCAGCGTTGAAGCAGGAGCTTATAGAGTATAGTAAAATAATTGGTATTGATCAGATAGGATTTGCAAGTGCTGCAGTATTTACAACGTTAAAACAACGTCTCGAAATTCAACAGCAACTTGGTTATCAATCTGGTCTAGAAGAGCAGGATATTGCAAAACGAACGAATCCAAAGATGCTACTACCTGAAGCTAAATCAATTATTGCAATTGCGTTGGCTTATCCTTCGAAAATGGAGAATTCTCCTAAGAGTACTGCTGATCAAAAACGTGGAGTTTTCTGTAAAGCATCATGGGGATTAGACTACCACCATATACTTCGTGACAGACTTGAAAAATTAGAAGCTTTTTTAAGAGAGAGAGTACCGGGTGTTCATCTCACATCAATGGTTGATACTGGTAGTCTATCTGATCGTGCTGTTGCGGAGAGAGCTGGTATTGGGTGGAGTGGCAAAAATTGTGCCATCATATCACCAGAGTTTGGCTCTTATATTTACTTAGGTGAAATGATTACAAGTATTCCGTTTGAACCAGATACACCAATAGAAGATCAATGTGGCACATGTAATAAATGTGTAGAAGCTTGCCCAACCGATGCATTAGTACAGGGTGGACAAATAAATGCACAGCGTTGCATTTCTTTTCTTACACAAACTAAACAAATGATACCAGAAGAGTTTCGAAGTAAAATAGGGAATCGTTTATATGGTTGTGATACATGTCAAACTGTATGTCCATACAATAAAGGTATTGACTATCACAATCATCCAGAGATGGAACCAGATGGGGACAGTGTTAAACCATTGCTACGTCCGATTTTGACATTAAGTAATCGCGAGTTTAAAAAACGGTTCGGTTCTATGGCTGGGTCATGGCGTGGGAAAAAACCAATTCAACGAAACGCGCTCATTGCTCTAGCGCACTTTAAAGATAAATCCTCAGTGAGTGACTTGATACAGTTAGTTCAAAATGACTCACGTTCTGTTATCCGCGGTACAGCAGCATGGGCGCTTGGTAAAATCGGAGACATCTCAGCCTTACCAACATTAATTGAGTCCTATGATATTGAAATAGACAATGAAGTAAAGATAGAAATAGATAAAGCTATTCAAGCATTAAAAGAGTTGTAA
- a CDS encoding amidase domain-containing protein codes for MRSVLESYLQQRISQFINSNMRLKNDEMLGKKRALIEKRHVDVVKCKAKGTICNVVDNDDDTQTVEYSVMYQFLIKQKKKIYVEEQQEQRVATFENGELISDACPVLEGTDKWDALEMLEVRNKLDEPNKSAVSGYNRNEAVKYAERWWNDYNPNYHHFTNDCTNYISQCLRAGGNTMRGYPTRTQGWWYRGSNWSFSWSVAHALTLYLASSTRGLRAKEVKSPKELLVGDIICYDFEGDGRFNHTTIVVAKDEDGMPLVNAHTQNSRMRYWSYEDSTAYTPNIKYRFYSIL; via the coding sequence TTGCGTTCTGTACTTGAAAGTTATTTACAACAGCGTATAAGTCAATTCATAAACAGCAATATGCGATTAAAGAATGATGAAATGCTTGGTAAAAAGCGAGCGTTAATTGAGAAACGACATGTAGATGTTGTAAAGTGTAAGGCTAAGGGAACTATATGCAACGTAGTTGATAATGATGATGATACACAAACTGTAGAGTATAGTGTAATGTACCAATTTCTTATAAAACAAAAGAAAAAGATATATGTAGAAGAGCAACAAGAGCAACGGGTAGCTACATTTGAAAATGGAGAATTAATATCTGATGCTTGTCCAGTATTAGAAGGAACAGATAAATGGGATGCATTAGAAATGCTAGAAGTTAGAAATAAACTCGACGAACCTAATAAATCCGCAGTCAGTGGCTATAATCGAAATGAGGCTGTGAAATATGCGGAGCGTTGGTGGAATGATTATAATCCTAATTATCATCATTTTACAAATGATTGTACAAATTATATATCCCAATGTTTACGAGCTGGGGGTAACACGATGCGTGGGTATCCTACTCGCACACAAGGCTGGTGGTACAGAGGGAGTAACTGGTCGTTTAGTTGGTCGGTTGCACATGCTCTAACCTTATATTTAGCTTCATCCACTAGAGGGCTTCGTGCTAAAGAAGTAAAGAGCCCAAAAGAGTTGTTAGTTGGTGATATAATTTGTTATGATTTTGAAGGGGACGGTCGATTTAATCATACTACAATTGTGGTGGCTAAAGATGAAGATGGTATGCCACTTGTAAATGCCCATACTCAAAATAGTCGGATGAGATATTGGTCGTATGAAGATTCAACGGCTTATACGCCGAATATTAAATATAGATTCTATTCAATTTTATGA
- the trmL gene encoding tRNA (uridine(34)/cytosine(34)/5-carboxymethylaminomethyluridine(34)-2'-O)-methyltransferase TrmL, with translation MAIHVVLYQPEIPANTGNIARTCAATNTALHLIRPLGFSTDDKMLKRAGLDYWEFVDIHYYDSLDILFNQYPEAQFYLITKFGKQNYSSFDYSDPEKDVFFVFGRETTGLPKKLIEEKADLCLRLPMTEHVRSLNLSNTAAILIYEALRQQSFRDLT, from the coding sequence TTGGCCATTCATGTAGTATTATATCAACCAGAAATTCCAGCTAATACTGGAAATATTGCACGAACTTGTGCTGCTACTAATACAGCTCTTCACTTGATTCGTCCATTAGGCTTTTCAACAGATGATAAAATGTTAAAAAGAGCAGGTTTGGACTATTGGGAGTTTGTAGATATTCATTACTATGATTCCTTGGATATTTTATTTAATCAATATCCAGAGGCGCAGTTTTATTTAATTACTAAATTTGGTAAGCAAAATTACTCATCATTTGACTATAGCGATCCTGAAAAAGATGTTTTCTTTGTGTTTGGAAGAGAAACGACGGGGTTGCCTAAGAAACTGATTGAAGAAAAAGCAGATCTTTGTTTGCGTTTACCAATGACAGAGCATGTACGTTCATTAAACTTATCGAACACAGCAGCTATCTTAATATATGAAGCTCTAAGACAACAAAGTTTTAGAGATTTAACATAA
- a CDS encoding PrkA family serine protein kinase: MGILNKIERYREEEEKLKWEGTFAQYLEILKEKPWIAQSAHSRVYNMIKDAGIEEVNGKKHYKFFGQQLFGLDEALERLTEEYFHPAAKRLDVRKRILLLMGPVSGGKSTLVTMLKRGLEAYSHTDRGAVYAIKGCPMHEDPLHLIPHHLREDFYEEYGIRIEGNLSPLNTMRVEKEFSGRIEDVLIERIFFSEDKRCGIGTFSPSDPKSQDIADLTGSIDFSTIAQYGSESDPRAYRFDGELNKANRGMMEFQEMLKCDEKFLWHLLSLTQEGNFKAGRFALISADEMIVAHTNETEYRSFISNKKNEALHSRIIVMPIPYNLKVSEEEHIYEKMIRESDVADTHIAPHTLRVAAMFTILTRLKEPKKGDIDLVKKMRLYDGESVEGFNDIDVDELKKEYQDEGMSGIDPRYVINRISSAIIRKDTPNINALDVLRSIKEGLDQHPSISKEDRDRFMNYISVARREYDDLAKKEVQKAFVYSYEESAKTLMNNYLDNVEAYCNKNKLRDPLTGEEMNPDEKLMRSIEEQIGISENAKKAFREEILIRISAFARKGKRFDYNSHERLREAIQKKLFADLKDVVKITTSSKTPDEQQLKKINEVVARLIDEHGYNSTSANELLRYVGSLLNR, encoded by the coding sequence ATGGGTATATTAAACAAAATTGAAAGGTACCGTGAAGAGGAAGAAAAGCTAAAGTGGGAAGGTACATTTGCTCAGTATTTAGAAATCTTGAAAGAAAAGCCATGGATAGCTCAATCGGCCCATTCAAGAGTCTATAATATGATAAAAGATGCTGGGATTGAAGAGGTAAATGGTAAAAAACATTACAAGTTTTTTGGTCAACAACTTTTTGGTTTAGATGAGGCGCTTGAAAGGTTAACAGAAGAATACTTTCATCCCGCTGCAAAGCGTTTAGATGTTCGCAAACGTATCTTGCTTTTAATGGGACCAGTTAGTGGAGGTAAGTCTACACTAGTAACTATGTTAAAGCGCGGATTAGAAGCTTATTCGCATACTGATCGTGGTGCTGTTTATGCAATAAAAGGTTGTCCAATGCATGAGGACCCACTTCACCTCATTCCGCATCATTTACGTGAGGATTTTTATGAAGAATATGGCATACGTATCGAAGGGAATTTATCGCCATTAAACACTATGCGAGTAGAAAAGGAATTTAGCGGTAGAATTGAAGATGTGTTAATCGAAAGAATATTCTTCTCTGAAGATAAACGTTGTGGTATCGGAACGTTTAGTCCATCAGATCCGAAAAGTCAGGATATTGCTGATTTAACGGGTAGTATAGATTTTTCAACAATTGCACAGTATGGATCTGAATCCGACCCACGTGCCTATCGATTTGATGGGGAATTAAATAAAGCGAATCGTGGTATGATGGAATTTCAGGAGATGTTAAAGTGTGATGAGAAATTCCTTTGGCATTTGCTTTCATTGACGCAAGAAGGAAACTTTAAAGCAGGGCGCTTTGCGCTTATTAGCGCAGATGAGATGATTGTTGCGCATACAAACGAAACAGAATATCGTTCTTTTATCTCTAATAAAAAGAATGAAGCATTGCATTCTCGTATTATTGTTATGCCAATTCCGTACAACTTAAAAGTTAGTGAAGAAGAGCATATTTATGAAAAAATGATTCGAGAGAGTGATGTAGCTGACACACATATTGCTCCGCACACACTTCGAGTCGCAGCTATGTTTACGATTTTAACAAGATTAAAAGAACCTAAAAAAGGTGATATTGATCTTGTTAAAAAGATGCGGTTATATGACGGAGAAAGTGTAGAAGGGTTCAATGATATTGATGTAGATGAGCTTAAGAAAGAATACCAAGATGAAGGTATGAGCGGCATTGACCCTCGTTATGTCATCAACCGTATTTCATCTGCCATTATTCGTAAGGATACACCAAATATTAATGCCTTAGATGTATTACGCTCAATAAAAGAGGGACTTGACCAACATCCTTCAATTTCAAAAGAAGACAGAGACAGGTTTATGAATTATATTTCTGTAGCTCGAAGAGAATATGATGACCTTGCGAAAAAAGAAGTCCAAAAGGCATTTGTTTACTCATATGAGGAATCTGCGAAAACTCTTATGAATAACTATTTAGATAATGTAGAGGCATACTGTAATAAGAACAAGTTACGTGATCCATTGACAGGGGAAGAAATGAATCCTGATGAAAAGCTTATGCGTTCAATCGAGGAGCAAATTGGGATATCGGAAAATGCGAAAAAGGCATTCCGTGAAGAAATACTTATTCGAATTTCTGCATTTGCAAGAAAAGGAAAAAGGTTTGATTACAACTCTCATGAGCGTTTACGTGAGGCTATTCAGAAAAAGTTGTTTGCTGACTTAAAGGACGTTGTCAAAATTACAACATCCTCGAAAACGCCGGATGAACAACAGTTAAAGAAAATAAATGAGGTAGTAGCTCGCCTTATTGATGAGCACGGCTACAATTCAACTTCTGCTAACGAGTTACTTAGGTATGTAGGTAGTTTGTTAAATAGATAA
- the yhbH gene encoding sporulation protein YhbH, with amino-acid sequence MSESDARQFVVSKEDWSLHRKGYDDQQRHQEKVQEAIKNNLPDLVSEESIVMSNGKDVVKIPIRSLDEYKIRYNYDKNKHVGSGDGDSQVGDVIAREGGQPTKGAGKGQGAGDQAGEDYYEAEVSLMEIEEALFKQLELPNLKRKERDENKLEDIEFNDIRKTGLMGNIDKKRTMMTAFKRNAMKGDAAFHPIYPEDLKFKTWNEIEKPDSKAVVLAMMDTSGSMGVWEKYMARSFFFWMTRFLRTQYQTVDIEFIAHHTEAKVVDEESFFSRGESGGTICSSAYRKALEVINEKYHPDRYNIYPFHFSDGDNLTSDNPRCVKLVGELMEISNMFGYGEVNQYNRHSTLMSAYKNISDERFRHFILKQKVDVFHAMKHFFKKEEENKMYA; translated from the coding sequence ATGTCAGAAAGTGATGCAAGGCAATTTGTTGTGTCAAAAGAGGATTGGTCCCTCCATCGCAAAGGCTATGACGATCAGCAGCGTCACCAAGAGAAAGTCCAGGAGGCCATCAAGAATAATCTCCCTGATCTTGTTTCTGAAGAAAGTATTGTAATGTCAAATGGAAAAGATGTAGTTAAAATTCCAATCAGATCGTTAGATGAGTATAAAATACGTTATAACTATGATAAAAACAAACATGTTGGCAGTGGAGATGGTGATAGCCAAGTTGGTGATGTAATAGCTCGCGAAGGAGGTCAACCAACAAAAGGTGCTGGGAAAGGGCAAGGTGCTGGTGATCAAGCGGGTGAAGATTATTATGAAGCAGAAGTATCTTTAATGGAAATTGAAGAGGCATTATTTAAACAATTAGAACTTCCTAACTTAAAAAGGAAGGAACGAGATGAGAATAAGCTTGAAGATATTGAATTTAACGATATTCGTAAAACGGGATTGATGGGGAATATCGACAAGAAGCGAACGATGATGACAGCGTTTAAACGAAATGCAATGAAGGGAGATGCAGCATTCCATCCAATATATCCAGAAGATTTAAAGTTTAAAACATGGAATGAAATTGAAAAACCAGATTCAAAAGCGGTTGTGTTAGCTATGATGGATACATCAGGTTCGATGGGTGTTTGGGAGAAGTATATGGCACGTAGCTTCTTCTTTTGGATGACACGGTTCCTTCGGACTCAATATCAAACGGTGGATATTGAGTTCATTGCTCATCATACAGAGGCTAAAGTAGTAGATGAAGAGTCATTCTTTTCAAGAGGAGAAAGTGGAGGGACCATTTGTTCATCCGCTTATCGAAAAGCTCTAGAAGTTATTAACGAGAAGTACCATCCAGACCGTTATAACATTTACCCATTCCATTTTTCAGATGGTGATAATTTAACTTCAGATAACCCACGATGTGTCAAGCTTGTTGGAGAGCTTATGGAAATATCAAATATGTTTGGCTATGGTGAAGTAAACCAATACAACAGGCACTCAACGTTAATGTCCGCTTATAAAAACATTTCTGATGAACGATTCCGTCACTTTATATTGAAGCAAAAAGTAGACGTCTTTCATGCGATGAAGCACTTTTTTAAAAAAGAGGAAGAGAATAAGATGTATGCGTAA
- a CDS encoding LacI family DNA-binding transcriptional regulator, producing the protein MTTIKDVAQRAGVSITTVSRVLNNRGYISKETRRKVEEAMTEINYSPNEIARALQKSQSYILGMIVPDSNHPFFSELIKHVEIYANEKNYKVLICNSLDQPEKEEKYIRMMKENRVDGIIMCSHTLDVNEYKKVNSPIVTFDRIISNQFPYVASDNFRGGELATTHLIQSGCKRLLHISGPLKLDLLANRRTDAFLVTCLRHKVSHHVIEGSQDNLTFEYFHNFIKSEIADTLSEYDGVFCTNDMVAYALFLYATENGIKIPEQLKIVGYDYHSFTRMLQTPKLTTIAQPVNRLGKVLSSTIINMIENKDADTINNSVVDVELIKGHTT; encoded by the coding sequence GTGACAACTATTAAAGATGTTGCACAGCGTGCTGGTGTCTCTATTACTACAGTTTCTCGAGTTTTAAACAATCGTGGATACATTAGCAAAGAAACAAGAAGAAAAGTTGAAGAAGCTATGACAGAGATTAATTACTCTCCTAACGAAATTGCTAGGGCTCTCCAAAAAAGTCAGTCTTACATATTGGGAATGATTGTACCCGACTCAAATCATCCGTTTTTCTCTGAATTGATAAAACATGTTGAAATTTACGCAAATGAGAAAAACTATAAAGTACTGATTTGTAATTCGTTAGACCAACCAGAAAAAGAAGAAAAATACATTCGTATGATGAAGGAAAACCGTGTTGATGGGATTATTATGTGTAGTCACACATTAGATGTTAATGAGTATAAAAAAGTTAATTCTCCTATTGTTACTTTTGACCGAATCATTTCTAACCAGTTTCCATATGTTGCTTCTGATAATTTTCGAGGAGGAGAACTCGCTACCACGCATTTAATTCAATCCGGGTGTAAACGCTTGTTACACATTTCCGGGCCATTAAAGTTAGATTTATTAGCAAACAGACGTACTGACGCATTTCTTGTAACGTGTCTAAGGCATAAAGTGTCTCATCATGTGATTGAAGGCTCTCAAGACAACTTAACTTTTGAGTATTTTCATAACTTTATTAAGAGTGAAATTGCAGATACACTTTCTGAGTACGATGGCGTCTTTTGTACTAACGATATGGTAGCATATGCACTGTTTCTCTATGCGACAGAAAATGGAATAAAAATACCCGAACAGCTTAAAATTGTTGGATATGATTATCATAGCTTCACAAGAATGCTTCAAACACCAAAACTTACAACAATTGCTCAACCAGTTAACCGATTAGGCAAAGTACTAAGCTCCACCATTATTAATATGATTGAGAATAAAGATGCAGACACAATTAACAATTCCGTTGTTGACGTAGAATTAATAAAAGGACACACAACATAG
- a CDS encoding carbohydrate kinase family protein: MLNFNDKINFQDSSNDILTIGELLIDMISDDYDDNFDCNTYTKYFGGSPSNIAMNVKKLGINSLVASAVGNDGLGNYLIKQLNEANIDTRCVQQVDYSTSLVLVTKSKNSPIPIFYREADYQLTYTSVLEESLASSKIVHFSCWPISRTPVRGTIEKVIEVAKKNNLLICFDPNYHPMIWQKGENGVEYVKSVISQVDIVKPSEDDAERLFGKDTVENQIEKFLKLGAKLVIMTLGKDGAIVSNGQEMIRFATLANEVVDTTGAGDAFWSGFYSALVKGYTIRESLNLGFAVSAYKLKFTGAVVDLPKLEIIKKAYEI, from the coding sequence ATGCTTAATTTCAACGATAAAATAAACTTTCAAGACAGCTCTAATGATATTTTAACAATCGGCGAACTACTCATTGATATGATTTCTGATGATTATGATGATAACTTCGATTGTAATACGTATACAAAGTATTTCGGAGGATCTCCGTCTAATATTGCCATGAATGTGAAGAAATTAGGTATTAATTCACTTGTGGCTTCTGCAGTAGGGAACGATGGGTTAGGAAATTATTTGATTAAACAATTGAATGAAGCTAACATCGATACGCGTTGTGTTCAGCAAGTCGATTATTCTACCAGCTTAGTACTTGTGACGAAAAGTAAGAACAGTCCGATACCAATCTTTTACCGAGAAGCCGATTATCAGCTAACTTATACCTCTGTGCTTGAAGAAAGCTTAGCAAGCTCAAAAATTGTTCATTTTTCTTGCTGGCCAATATCTAGAACTCCAGTTAGAGGCACGATTGAAAAAGTAATAGAGGTTGCTAAAAAGAATAATTTACTTATTTGCTTTGACCCAAACTATCATCCAATGATTTGGCAAAAAGGTGAAAATGGCGTTGAGTATGTAAAGTCTGTTATCAGTCAGGTAGATATTGTAAAACCGTCAGAAGATGATGCTGAACGATTATTTGGGAAAGACACTGTAGAAAATCAAATCGAAAAATTTTTAAAACTTGGTGCGAAGCTTGTCATAATGACACTAGGTAAAGATGGTGCCATCGTCTCTAACGGGCAGGAGATGATTAGGTTTGCAACCTTGGCAAATGAAGTTGTCGATACAACGGGAGCCGGGGATGCGTTTTGGTCTGGGTTTTATAGCGCGTTAGTAAAAGGGTACACGATTCGTGAATCGTTAAACTTAGGGTTTGCTGTTAGTGCATACAAGCTTAAATTTACAGGTGCGGTAGTAGATTTACCAAAGCTTGAAATAATAAAAAAAGCTTACGAAATATAG